Below is a genomic region from Miscanthus floridulus cultivar M001 chromosome 1, ASM1932011v1, whole genome shotgun sequence.
ccgattttcgtgccacaagtttgacttgatttgtagaaaatacgtacaacatttgtatctccaaataaatttattaaaaaactagattcaaagatctttccaatgatactaattatgtaccataaatattaatattttgtaatatatattttatcaaagttgtttctcgggaagcgaaagcgacagatattctgggacggagggtGTAACTAGCAACAAAACTAGAATCACATTATTTTCACAAAAGCCATTCAAAGCCCACTAGGCACTAGAGACGACTACTAAAGTAGCAAATCAAGCTCAGCTAGTTAGGTGTTTTTAGTGAATTCTCCTCAAATTAACgctggagttttttttttttactttagaATTCAACGGTGTTATACTTTCAAGGGAGACGATGATATGTCCAAGGCTAGTGTGGCACCTAATGAGGGTCTGTTCTGTGCATCGGAAAAAAGAAAACCGCGTCAGAAGAATGAATGGCAAGCAGAAGTACGAGTACAAAGGCACAGATACCATTCACTGATGCAGGACAGCTCCGCCCAATTTCCAATGCTGGGCATAGCTGATCTGGCACGCACACGGACGGCGACACGCACGTACTAGTACTCCTGGCGCAGCTGCGCTGCACTCCACCAAGCCACTAGCAATACGGATACGTTTATTTTAGCGAGGATTAGGCAGAGCAGATGCAGCTTTTTGTTACTGCCAGCTGCGCCCTGGCCCTGGCGTTGCTGCTATCACTGTCCTGGGTACAGGGCGTGTTTGGTTCACTTCCCAATCTAGCCTAGCTCGCATGAGCCAGCCAGGCCCCCTTTGGCCAGGCTGAGCACATGCAAGTGGTGGTTGTTTGGTTGGCTGGCTCCCAGCAGCCTGGTTATATGCAGCCGGTGTTTGGTTTCCTGAACCTGCATCGGATTCAAATCAAGAGGATGCAGGAATCATGTTTAGTTGCCTGCATAGAAGCTGGTGGAGTTACCACTTTGATTTAGTGGTAAGGTTACCACCAGCAAGTCCAAAGTTTGCTACAACACTTTGTTTGCAATAAATATTACATCATTTTGGAAAGCTAAATTAAAATTACTAAAGCCCGGACTAATATTATTACACCCTCCACTAAAAATTATATCATTTTGCTACCACACTTTATTTGCAATGAATATTACATCCTTCTTTGCAATGCATACCGCATGCTCCACTACGAACACGCCATCGGCTTCATTTTTTCTTCAGCTTTTAGACCATGGAATGACAAACAAAAAATTAAAGTTCATCAATGACATAAGGCATGTGCTCAGTATAATAAACCAAAACATCATTGGCATAAGGCATGTGCTCAGTATATATAAAAAAACCTCATCATTGGCACAAGGCATGTGCTTAGTTTTAAAAAACGTCATCATTGGCATTAGACAAAAGCTCATATTGAAATGGTCACATCATTGGCAAACAAGATCAGATTAGTTCTCAGATCATCAAGTTCACATCAATGTCAACACAGACAAAAAGAGATGCACCAGCTAGGTAAAGAATGCAGTCTCAGGTATAAAGAAAACAAGcatcacaggcaatggacatgtgctcagataTAAGAAAACAAACATCACAGGCAATGAACATGTGCTCAGATATAAGAAAACAAGcatcacaggcaatggacatgtgctcagatataagaaaacaaaaatcacaggcAATAAGGCAAGTGCTCAGAATGAAATTGTGCAAATCACAGGCACAGGCTGGTGCCCATATCAAGTTCAGAACCACAAGGTTCACACCATTAGCAATGGACTCATGGTCAGATTGCCACCACTAGGTTGATCTAGGTTGTAGGTGCAGGGTTATCTAAGACACTAACTATATGTTAGTGTTAGTAAGTAAGCTATGCAGGATCAGATCAACTACACAAAAGAGAAGGTCAACCCACTACACATCCACCAGCTGTAGTTAGGTATGCACAAAAGAGGCACTGCACAAAAGGATCAACCCCAAGCTGTGAAGCCTTCACATGTAGTAGTGCTTGGCCAAGTAGGTCCTTAGCCACAGCTCACGGTGAGAGTCAGACATCTTGACAAAAGCTGAACCCAAGGCCTTGTTGTCCAGTAGATGGCCATAAGCACATATCAGTGCTTCTTCAGTGAAGCCTGACACAAACATAACAGCACCATACAGCTCAGGGTGGGAATCCTCAACCTTGGTCGACCTAATAGCATCAGCAACATCCTTCACTGCCGCTGCCATGCCAGTGAACAGAACAACATCCTCTTCTGCCAGCATGGATCTCTTCCTCTTGTTACCAACTCCTCCCTCACTCTTGGTATCCTCAGGAGTCACAGTCTTGCCACTGTTCAGGATCTCAGTCTTCAGTGAGCTCTCAGCACAGTCAGATGGTGTGCCAAGTGGCTCATTGGAGCCCATAGCCCACTTGCCTGTTGCCTGACCATTGGCaaagatgaccatcatctgcttgtaGTGTTGTATGGGCTTGTTGAGCAGTGGAGCATCATTGGGGTGGTCCTGCATAATGAACTGTCCCTTGTTAGCCATAATGACAAAATATTTCAAAGAGTCATCTAACAAATCAAGTTGTAGTATCACAGGTTCTTGCTCACCTTGGTATGACCATTGTAGTGTTCCTCCTCAAGAACAATCATGCAGTTGTCCTCATCCCACTGAGCTCCACTAAGGTCCCTCAGCTTGGACAGTTTCACCCACCTCTGTCTCCACTTCCTTAGGTGGTTGTACACCTGGGTACCACTAACTTCATGACCACAGAACTCTTGCAAGGCCTTTGCCACCTTGTTCAGGTGCACTTCTTTGAAGCCCTTATCAGTCCTCACTCCAGTGATAATGAGCTGGCATATCTGCTTCAGCACAAAGGCAGACATGGGCTCAGTCCACCTCAGAGAGGTCCTCTGCTGAGCAGGTTCCTATGATGCTGGTATGAAACCAGTCACATCATCCCCAGCAACCACATTGTCACCAGCCAAAAGACCACCATCCAGTCCAGGGAACACAAGCTCATCAGCAGCCATCATCTCCTCAGCCATAGCCTAattcatcattgcacatgcctaGAGCCTCAGCACAGGTGTTTTGTATCttagaaaaaaacatcattgcacatgcccaaagcctcagatcaagtgtagtatcacagaaaaaaacatcattgcacatgcccaaagcctcagatcaagtgtagtatcacaaaaaaaaacatcattgctattgcccaaagtctcagatcaagtatagtatcacagaaaaaaaaacatcattgctattgcccaaagtctcagatcaagtgtagtatcacagaaaaaacatcattgcacattgcccaaagcctcagatcaagtgtagtatcacagaaaaaaaacatcattgcacatgcccaaagccttagatcaagtgtagtatcacagaaaaaaaaacatcattgctattgcccaaagtctcagatcaagtgtagtatcacagaaaaaaaaacatcattgctattgcccaaagtctcagatcaagtgtagtatcacagaaaaaaacatcattgctattgcccaaagtctcagatcaagtgtagaaTCATAGGAAAAAAACAACATTTGTCCATGAATAAATTAAATTACAGGCAACTTAATGATACATAATAGAACTCTAGATTCTAGAAAGACCCCTATTAGCCCACATGTGATTAGCCCATTCATCCCTCTGAAGTGCCCAGGCAGCATTGTCATCCATATGAGCAGGATGGGGCTGACTATTTGTGTCATTTGGTACCCAAGAGAACTCTTCTGGAATAACCTCATCAACCCCAAAACTAAGGATCCAGTTATGCATTATACAACATGCAAGCACAAGCTTGATTTGTGTCCTCAAGCGATGGAATGGTTTGTTGGTGTCAATGATGCGAAAACGATTCTTCAGAGCCCCAAATGCCCTTTCTACAGTTACTCTCAAACTAGAGTGCCTCAAATTATACAACTCTTTTGGGTTGGTTGGGTAGTTCCTATTCCCATATTCTTTAAGATGGTACCTACAACCTCGATAAGGAGGAAGAAATCCAGGCCGACAAGCATATCCAGCATCTACTAAGAAGAATTTGCCTAAAACAAATGTGGAGTTCAATTAGATTCATCATTTTGCAGTTACATTTGCTTCTTATTATCACAGTTGATTTAATTACCTGGTGGAACCCTCAACCCATCCTCTCTCTGTAATGCATCAGCAAGAATTGTGGCATCATGAGCTGATCCCTCCCAACCAGCCAGCACATAGGTAAATTTCAAGTCAAAGCTAACTGCTGCTAGCACATTTTGTGTGGGGGCATTCTTTCTACCCCTAAATGCAGCTTGCATCTTGGCTGGAACTTTGGCAAATACATGAGTCCCATCAATGGCCCCAATGTAGTCCTACATGGCATCCAAAATTGCATAGTAAATTGACATGAGCTAATGCAACAATATCCTAGCAGCTACATGACAGGTTTTTTTTACCTTAAAGTAAGGATACCATCTATGGCTGTTGCTAATCTTTACTGGTGTCTCATTGCTTGGAGGTCTAATCATCTCTTGTCTAAGCTCACCAATAGCATACAACACATCTTTAAAATGGCGGTGGACTGTCTCTATAGACCTTCTCCAGTTTTGCTTTACAACTCTAAATCGTTGGTTATGACCaacaatatggagaaacattGCAACTTGCTCTTCAACACAAGAATTTATGTTGTCAGCAAGTAGCTTCTTCTCCCTAAGCAAGTTGCACAAACTAAAAAAGGGTGCCCTTCTCATTCTAAGCATGTTCACACACTCTATATCATTGTAGTTGTAAATTAAGTTCAAGTTCCTTTGGCGCTCCTCATCCCTAATGCTCATTGGACCATAACTGATCTGAGGCCGCTAACTCTGTAGCATTCTAAGTCTAGCAAACAGCAGGGAATACATAGCAGTGATAAGAGCAGCAGCACGAGCAAAAAGAATGCGTCTCTTCTCTTCCAAGTCCATctagaaaaaatgaatggaatttaAGGACAAATGCTCAGAATGACAATGTCATCATCATGGACTTGGACAAAAGCTTAGAAAAAGGATTCATCATATACTAGAACATGCTAAAAATAAGATTTTCATCATCACAGACTAGGGCAATAGCTCAGAAAAAAGGCATCATCATAGACTAAGGCAATAGCTTAGGACAAAAGGAATCATCACAGACTTGGACAATAGCTCAGACAAAATGGCAACTTCATATACTTGCTCATAATCTCACAAAGTAGGACATGCATCCGAATCCAAGAACGCAGGACTCACTATCGCACGGTACAGATTAGGGGGAAGGCGAAAGGGGGAGTAGATATACAAAATACCCACGTCAACAAGCAGCAGCACCAGCAAAAGCCCAACctagcaggtgagggagctcagaTATGCAAGCACACAAGCAAAGAAAAGAGGATTAGCATACACAAAATAGGATTTTTACTtgaaaaaaacaagaaaacaaaataaGACCTAAGAACAAGGATCCATACCGCAATAACAGCCAAGAAATCAGATCTGGTGTGCCTGCAGCGAGATCAACAAACAATGGTGACCTAGGGTTTCAAATCACACAGAAAAATGGAGAAAGAGGAGGGAAAAACTCACTTGCTTCGAGAGGACGCAAATCCACGGCACCTGCAACAAATCGAGATATGGGGTAGGCATTAGGAGGCCACGAATCCATCAAGAACAccgaggggaggaggaagaggaggtggagcTTACCGGCGGCGTAGACGGGGaccgacaagaagaagaagagagggaggcggcgggAGGGAAGATATATAGGCGGTGAATGGCGGGAACGGGGGAGGTAACCCTAGGATCTTCGCGCCATCTCCCCGCGCACCGAATCGCCAGGCGCGCGAGCTCGCGGGAGCACGGAGCGAGCCAGGATGAAGAAAAACGGCGGATTTGGGCGTTCCTCGCGAGCCAGGCCAGGAGAGGGCTTTTGCACGAGCGGAGCCTGGGTCGGGAGGGTGGTCAGGGAACCAAACATGAGCAGGCTGCATCCGAAGAGCCTGGTTTACCCTTATGCgggcaaccaaacacgccctaaggccgcgtttagatgacgaaattttttggttttggctactgtagcacgttcgtttgtatttagtaattagtgtataattatagactaattaggttcgaatgTTTCGTCTggtgatttctcacccaactatgcaattagttttttttcgtctacatttagtacttcatgcatgtgccgcaagattcgatgtgatacttTGGGGTGAAAAATTTTAGGAATTAAACCGGCCCTAAGATTAGCACGCACGAACTGGATTAATCATCGGCTGCGGCGCCAGCTAGTCTCGTCCGGATGTCCTGGCGATCTCCTGGTGCTGGTGGCCCTAGCTAGACCTAGAACCACCAAAAGGTTTCCTCGAGCGGATAGATGAACCCCACTTGTGCTCACGTGCACCGACAGTCCCCGTTAAGATTGATTAAcctaaagttgaagaagattatacAGCAGGTCGGGCTGCAGGGAGCGCACAAAAGGTTGGGCGATGGCTCCCAAGTGGTTCGTAGTTTAATGGCTAACAGCCTACCATCACAGTAAGAAGATGGGTGTTTGGGATTCAGAGTTTCAGAACCGTTCGTGGTTGACTAGCGTTGAGTAGGGGAATGCATGCTGATATATAGGTATTACGTAACGATCATTATGTATGGATTGGTCTTCCTGTTTGTGGTAAGTTGTACTATCATGTAAGGGCTATGATTAATAAAGGGCTTACCTAAACCAAAGGTGACAGGGGGCATCTCTGTACTTGAATTTGTTTTAGTCAATCAGCAGGAGCAACCACTATATATACATGCGAGTTTTAAAAATGTTGTTACATAGAAACACACTAGCTAAAGAGGAACTATGTTTCAAAAAAGAAGGAACTGATCATTCAATCCAAGGAATTGAATTTGTTTTCTATATACTTCCTACGTTCCAAAATAAAAGCacatctaaaattcaaaatttatccaaaaAAGTGCACATATAggcggcgtgttcgctggttggtttctgggatggtttgggctggctggtgctggtttgttgtgagaggaaaacactattgacTGATTGAATaagcctgactgaaaccaacgagcgaacatgGTGAGATGTTCTAAGGGTTATCGCATGTACGCTACAGTTCTACAACAGCAGGACGTTCAGCAGCACGTGAGACCATGAAATAGAAAAACAACTTTTGTGACAAACAAAAATGACGGAGGCTCTAGAAATTCCCGGCCTATTCGTTCGGATATCCTTTCTTGACTGCGAGCTTGTATTGAGTAGTCATGTCAAGTGTCTATAAAGACTTTTGTAGGGGCAATACTATAATTTCCCACATACACTAATATGCTCTTTCAAAAGCTAGATGTCTTTTTATTTTGGAACAAAGAGAGTACATAGATTCTGATGTGTTTCTTCGTTTACTATATGTATCTTCACTTTTTCTTTCATCTAAGGGCTCGTTCGGTTCCCTCTAAGCCAACCATTCTTTGAAACGATTTGCTAGCCATAGTGCTTGCTAATTTATATAACTTTTGATAAGCTGGAACGATTTCTAGGTGGATTCTGGGCTAATCGGATGTAGGCCCTATTCTGCAGCTCTActttagcagtacttttcagcgaacgaacaatatttttctcttacaacaaatcagcataatccaaatttcagcgaaaGTATGTCACCATTGAAATCCTCAATGTTGTTCCCCCATTTCTAGCGACCGCCGCCTCCCGGAATGAGATCGTCTGCAGTTGGCCAGAGAACTTCTCTCTACGGTTGCTGGAAATCTGGCTGCCCATTCCTATCTAACGGTGACCAAAGCATATTCAGATGCCCCCCCCCCTCAGCTCGCTGGCCTGGCCCAATATCACATAGCCTTTCACGTACAAGAGACGCGGTATTTTATTTCCTGGCGCGGCTGCTCGTCACTTTTGGCGCTGGGACTACTTTTTTGCGCGAAAGGGCGTGCGGCGACGATCAGACTATGCTGCTGTGATGCTCTCCATACATAAGTAGGTGCCACAAATCTTTGCACTCATGTCATCTCTTGATGTGTACTTGAACTAGTGTGGTtctaatttgattttttttgtcgtGCCTCTTTGGATTTTATTGGAATTGGCCGATTGAAGGAGATCTGACATGGAAGCTTGAAGGGAACATCAACTTTCTTGAATGACTTTTTTTTTGCATATTTAAGATGGAAGAAAATAGGTGTGTAATTCTATAGTAAATTTTTGTGGTCCATCTAATTAGGGGATAGATTGTTGTTGTTCAGTTCGTCGCCTAATATCATGTCATCTTTATTTGTTCCAGGAACAGAGGATGTGGGGGAGGGAACGAGATCGTCTGCAGTTGAGCTGGATGACTTGTCTCTACAGTTCTTCATCCAAGCCGTTGATATCGGATCCAAGGGTGAGCTCCAAAGAAACTAAACTACCAGGTCTCCAACAGGCCCATATCAGCCCATCCGACCATCCCGCACAACACTCTTCCCTCCCGACTCCAACCTCCGCCGCAGTTTCTCGTTCCCCAGGTTGCACGGTGTCGCGGCTCCTCCGTCGGGAGCGTCACTGGAGCGCCCACTCCTCCAGTCCTCCCGTCTTCATCAGGTGCGACACCAGATCTAGCGCATCCGTCCTCTCCAAGCACAGCGAAGCGGGGCAGTCGTTTCCTTTGCAGGCAGTAGGTCGGCGCGGCGCGCCACGCCGACCTACTACCTGCAATGGCGAGGATGGTGCCACCGCGCCGACCTGCTACCTGCAGAGGAAACGACTGCCCCGCTTTGCCCGCTTCATTGTGCTTGGAGAGGACGAATGCGCCAGATCTGGTGTCGCACCTGATGAAGACAGGAGGATTGGAAGAGCGGGCGCTCCGGTGACGCTCCCG
It encodes:
- the LOC136469757 gene encoding uncharacterized protein — translated: MAEEMMAADELVFPGLDGGLLAGDNVEPAQQRTSLRWTEPMSAFVLKQICQLIITGVRTDKGFKEVHLNKVAKALQEFCGHEVSGTQVYNHLRKWRQRWVKLSKLRDLSGAQWDEDNCMIVLEEEHYNGHTKDHPNDAPLLNKPIQHYKQMMVIFANGQATGKWAMGSNEPLGTPSDCAESSLKTEILNSGKTVTPEDTKSEGGVGNKRKRSMLAEEDVVLFTGMAAAVKDVADAIRSTKVEDSHPELYGAVMFVSGFTEEALICAYGHLLDNKALGSAFVKMSDSHRELWLRTYLAKHYYM